The Dokdonia sp. 4H-3-7-5 genomic interval TATCAGGGATAATAGTTACACCTCTATCTAAAAGTATACGCTCACCGTCACCGTTAGTAGGTCCGTTTGCACCTTCGGCAATGAGTCTTGCTTTTATAGTAGGCGCATTTTCTTTAGTAATTTGGTTTCCTAAAGCTGCAGGAATACAGATATCACAATCTGTTGCATAAAAATCATCTTGTGATAACATAGTAGACTCAGGAAAGTCCACAATGCTTCCATTATTCACCTTGCTATAATTAAAGAGATCCTCTACGTTAATTCCCTCTTTATTTTCAATCGTACCAAAAGCATCTTGAACCGCTACTAGCTTTGCTCCTTCTTGCTCTAGAAAATGTGCAGCCCAGTAACCTACGTTACCAAAACCTTGTACAATAAACTTCTTGTTGTCTAATGACTCCTCATTGCGCTCTGCCCAGTATTTTATTGTGAGATATACACCGTAACCTGTTGCACGATCACGGCCTTCTAGACCTCCACTCCCATCTGGTTTTCCCGTAACTACATGCTGGTTTGCGGTGCGCTCTGCAGGAGGGCGCGTACTCATATACGTATCTGCCATCCATGCCATGGTCTGGCTATTTGTATTTACATCTGGTGCAGGGATATCATGCTCTGGACCTATATTATCTGCAAGAGCAAACGTAAATCTGCGCGTAATACGTTCTAATTCTGTTTGTGAATATTTTGAAGGATCTAGCTGGATTCCACCTTTACCACCACCATAAGGAAGACCTGCAAGTGATGTTTTCCAGGTCATCCACATGGCAAGAGCTCTTGCTGCATCAATATCTACCGTAGGGTGATAACGTAAACCACCTTTATAAGGTCCTAAGGCATTGTTGTGCTGCACTCTATATCCTGTAAAAATCTCAACATCTCCATTATCCATTTTTACTGGAAAATGAACCACAATCTCATTGTTTGTGATGCTCAATATTTTTCTAATGCTAGGGTGAAGTTCAATATGATCTGCAGCACAATTAAACTGCTCCATCACATTATCCATCATACCTCTTACAGGTACTTTTGTACTCTTCTTATCTATAGTTGCTATTTCCATAATCAAAGCCACTAGTGGCTATTTATATATTATTTAAAAAGACGATTTGAAATACTTCTTTCCTTGTATCTCTCTGTGATATATTTACTTTTTGGTTTTTTGCTACCCGCTTTTTTTGGAGCTATAGCGCTTAACATTGAATTGAAATTCATCGTACTACTCTTTAAATTGTTTTCTATTTTTTATTGTTTCACAAAGATTAGGAGCAATAGCCATCTCTACAGATGATTTAAGTTCCTTTTACTTTGCTGTGATAATGGCAATCTATATGCCAGCACGTGTGCCAGAAAGAGGTATAAATAGAAGAACGCAATGTTTATAAGGGTTTTCACGCTTTCGCGAAAGCGTAACAAGAAACTACAGCTGAGTAATAATTACCCAGCTGAGGAAAAATGTATCAATACTATATATTGTTTTATGGAAATATGAGTGCCATGCTGATACGGTAGCATGAGTATGAAGACACTTTTGAAAGAACCTGTTAATCTTCTAACTTACTACGCAAAGTCTTGCGATCTATACCTAGAATTTGGGCTGCTTTGGTTTTGTTATTTTCCATAGCACTGAGCACTTTCCTTATATGAATTTTCTCCATTTCCTTGAGGGAAAGTAAGCCATCCTCAGGAAAATCAATAGTATATTTAAGTGCTTCTGGTAGGTGTGCAACTTCCACGACTTTATCACACATAATGACAGCTCTTTGTATGATATTTTCGAGTTCGCGTATGTTACCAGGCCAGTCATAACGTTGTAAAATGGCTGTTGCTTCTGGTGTGATTTTTATAAAACGATCTTTAAACTCTACACCATATTTGAAAAGAAACTTTTCAATAAGCAACGGGATATCCTCCTTGCGTTCTCGCAACGGAGCGACATCGACCTCAACCACGGTAAGACGGTAAAAAAGGTCTTCTCTAAAAGTTCCTTTTTTTATCATCTCCTTGAGATCACTATTTGTTGCTGTGATAACGCGCACGTCTATTTTCTCAGGTTTTTGAGCGCCTACTTTTACCACTTCCTTTTCTTGAAGTACGCGCAACAATCGTGATTGCACGGCAGTAGATGCGTTACCTATCTCATCGAGGAAAATAGTCCCACCATTTGCCGCCGGAAAAAAGCCATCCCGATTTTTATCGGCGCCTGTAAAGGCTCCTTTTGTGTACCCAAACAACTCTGACTCTAATAGATTTTCTGGTATACCGCCACAGTTTACGGCAATAAACGGTGCTCGCGAAAATTTACCTTGATAATGAATAGCTCGTGCTACAAGCTCTTTACCTGTACCACTCTCACCTTTTATAAATATGGTTGCTTTATTATCCTTTACACGCTCTATAATCTGGATAACACTATTAATCTTATCAGAGTTTCCTATAATCTCACCATAGGGTTTGTGCTGTGTGTTAC includes:
- a CDS encoding Glu/Leu/Phe/Val family dehydrogenase: MEIATIDKKSTKVPVRGMMDNVMEQFNCAADHIELHPSIRKILSITNNEIVVHFPVKMDNGDVEIFTGYRVQHNNALGPYKGGLRYHPTVDIDAARALAMWMTWKTSLAGLPYGGGKGGIQLDPSKYSQTELERITRRFTFALADNIGPEHDIPAPDVNTNSQTMAWMADTYMSTRPPAERTANQHVVTGKPDGSGGLEGRDRATGYGVYLTIKYWAERNEESLDNKKFIVQGFGNVGYWAAHFLEQEGAKLVAVQDAFGTIENKEGINVEDLFNYSKVNNGSIVDFPESTMLSQDDFYATDCDICIPAALGNQITKENAPTIKARLIAEGANGPTNGDGERILLDRGVTIIPDILCNSGGVIGSYFEWLQNRNGELWQLDEVMVKLEKKMRESFNKVHAFAQSESMDMRTAAYCIAIKRIEKAYIQRGIFP
- a CDS encoding sigma-54-dependent transcriptional regulator, giving the protein MQLNKENILIVDDDINILELLQRHLQSWNYHTYKAVSVKEAVQILRDTHIDLLITDLKMPEIDGTELINFVSEHYPQLPKLIVTGYPSVQDSLAAIKSGVVDYLTKPFTKIELKAAINKSFVNDDGSAATNRKEPQSTSNTQHKPYGEIIGNSDKINSVIQIIERVKDNKATIFIKGESGTGKELVARAIHYQGKFSRAPFIAVNCGGIPENLLESELFGYTKGAFTGADKNRDGFFPAANGGTIFLDEIGNASTAVQSRLLRVLQEKEVVKVGAQKPEKIDVRVITATNSDLKEMIKKGTFREDLFYRLTVVEVDVAPLRERKEDIPLLIEKFLFKYGVEFKDRFIKITPEATAILQRYDWPGNIRELENIIQRAVIMCDKVVEVAHLPEALKYTIDFPEDGLLSLKEMEKIHIRKVLSAMENNKTKAAQILGIDRKTLRSKLED